Proteins found in one Saccharomyces mikatae IFO 1815 strain IFO1815 genome assembly, chromosome: 5 genomic segment:
- the BIM1 gene encoding microtubule-binding protein BIM1 (similar to Saccharomyces cerevisiae BIM1 (YER016W); ancestral locus Anc_7.167) yields MSAGIGESRTELLTWLNGLLNLNYKKIEECGTGAAYCQIMDSIYGDLPMNRVKFNATAEYEFQTNYKILQSCFSRHGIEKTVYVDKLIRCKFQDNLEFLQWLKKHWIRHKDESVYDPDARRKYRPIMANNSAIKTRTVSNPTSTKRSSSTGAGSTIPGGLPTRHSSLGMNTSRKTSVTQGQLVAIQAELSKSQETIGSLNEEIEQYKGTVSTLEIEREFYFNKLRDIEILVHTTQDLINEGVYKFNDETTAGHGNGNGGALLRFVKKVESILYATAEGFEMNDGEDALDDKNAGENGTVPNEGGYVNINDDDNGNESNNRDVIMQNDGSETGVNNNLIIDEETF; encoded by the coding sequence ATGAGTGCGGGTATCGGAGAATCACGTACAGAGTTGCTTACATGGCTGAATGGGCTACTTAACTTgaattacaaaaaaatcgaGGAATGTGGGACGGGTGCAGCATATTGCCAAATCATGGATTCAATTTATGGAGACTTGCCAATGAACAGAGTAAAGTTCAATGCCACGGCAGAATATGAGTTCCAAACAAATTATAAAATCTTACAGAGTTGTTTCAGTAGACACggcattgaaaaaacagtGTACGTTGATAAGTTAATCAGATGTAAATTTCAAGATAATCTAGAGTTTTTGCAATGGTTGAAAAAACACTGGATTCGACATAAAGACGAAAGCGTATATGATCCAGATGCAAGACGCAAGTATCGTCCCATTATGGCGAATAATAGCGCAATAAAAACTCGCACAGTATCCAACCCTACCAGTACAAAAAGGTCATCGAGCACAGGGGCAGGAAGCACCATACCAGGAGGTTTACCGACGAGACATTCCTCGTTAGGAATGAACACTAGTAGAAAAACCAGTGTAACACAAGGTCAGTTGGTGGCGATACAAGCGGAGTTGTCCAAATCTCAGGAAACAATTGGTTCGTTAAATGAAGAGATAGAACAGTACAAAGGAACAGTAAGCACTCTAGAGATTGAAAGAGAATTTTACTTCAATAAACTGCGTGATATAGAGATCCTAGTCCACACTACGCAAGATCTAATAAATGAAGGTGTTTATAAATTCAATGATGAAACCACTGCGGGCCACGGGAACGGCAATGGGGGTGCATTATTACGGTTTGTTAAGAAAGTGGAAAGCATTTTGTATGCTACTGCGGAGGGATTTGAAATGAATGATGGTGAGGATGCATtagatgataaaaatgCGGGCGAAAATGGAACTGTACCGAATGAGGGCGGCTATGTGAATATAAATGACGATGATAATGGCAACGAAAGTAATAACCGAGATGTGATAATGCAGAATGATGGAAGTGAGACTGGCGTGAACAACAATTTAATTATCGACGAGGAAACGTTTtga
- the AFG3 gene encoding AAA family ATPase AFG3 (similar to Saccharomyces cerevisiae AFG3 (YER017C); ancestral locus Anc_7.168) — MMMWQRYARGAPRSWTSLSFGKANAITAVRPVLRSRMPARQRLRTVSGLAANHINYRSTHIRAFHISSSRLNENKQNKDGNGNNDKNDKNKDGKDGKDKKNEFNSLSEYFKSKEFANTMYLTIGFTIIFSLLSPSSNNAGDDSNRVLTFQDFKTKYLEKGLVSKIYVVNKFLVEAELVNTKQVVSFTIGSVDIFEEQMDQIQDLLNIPPRDRIPIKYVERSSPLTFLFPFLPTIILLGGLYFITRKINSSPPNANGGGGGGLGGMFNVGKSRAKLFNKETDIKISFRNVAGCDEAKQEIMEFVHFLKNPAKYTKLGAKIPRGAILSGPPGTGKTLLAKATAGEANVPFLSVSGSEFVEMFVGVGASRVRDLFTQARSMAPSIIFIDEIDAIGKERGKGGALGGANDEREATLNQLLVEMDGFTTSDQVVVLAGTNRPDVLDNALMRPGRFDRHIQIDSPDVNGRQQIYLVHLKKLNLDPLLTDDMDNLSGKLATLTPGFTGADIANACNEAALIAARHNDSYITIHHFEQAIERVIAGLEKKTRVLSKEEKRSVAYHEAGHAVCGWYLKYADPLLKVSIIPRGQGALGYAQYLPPDQYLISKEQFRHRMIMALGGRVSEELHFPSVTSGAHDDFKKVTQMANAMVTSLGMSPKIGYLSFDQNDGNFKVNKPFSNKTARTIDLEVKSIIDGAHRACTELLTKNLDKVDLVAKELLRKEAITREDMIRLLGPRPFKERNEAFEKYLDPKNNNEPPAAPAATD, encoded by the coding sequence atgatgatgtgGCAACGATACGCAAGGGGGGCGCCTCGCTCGTGGACATCTCTCTCATTTGGTAAAGCTAATGCTATAACGGCAGTGAGACCAGTACTTCGATCACGCATGCCGGCCCGCCAGCGCTTGCGGACCGTATCTGGACTGGCAGCTAACCACATAAATTACCGTTCTACACATATACGTGCCTTCCATATCTCATCATCGAGGCTCAATGAAAATAAGCAAAATAAGGATGGCAATGGCAATAATGACAAGAATGACAAGAATAAAGACGGAAAAGACggaaaagacaaaaaaaatgagttCAACTCTCTATCAGAATACTTCAAATCCAAGGAATTTGCGAATACGATGTATTTAACCATCGGGTTCACAATTATATTCTCTTTACTGTCACCTTCCAGTAACAACGCAGGAGACGATTCCAATCGGGTCTTGACTTTCCAAGatttcaaaacaaaataccTGGAAAAAGGACTCGTGTCCAAAATTTACGTCGTTAATAAGTTCCTCGTAGAGGCTGAATTAGTCAACACAAAGCAAGTCGTTTCTTTCACTATTGGCTCAGTagatatttttgaagagcAGATGGACCAGATTCAGGATTTGTTGAACATCCCACCTCGTGATCGTATACCTATCAAATACGTTGAGAGATCTTCTCCCCTCACGTTTTTGTTTCCATTCCTTCCCACCATTATCTTGCTTGGTGGCCTTTACTTTATAACCAGGAAAATAAATAGCTCGCCTCCCAATGCCAATGGCGGTGGCGGTGGAGGTCTTGGTGGTATGTTCAATGTAGGCAAATCAAGAGCTAAACTGTTCAATAAGGAGACAGACATCAAAATTTCCTTCAGAAATGTCGCTGGTTGTGATGAAGCCAAGCAGGAAATTATGGAGTTTGTtcactttttgaaaaatccaGCAAAGTACACTAAACTGGGCGCTAAAATTCCGCGAGGTGCTATTCTTTCTGGACCTCCAGGTACTGGTAAAACCCTTTTAGCCAAGGCCACGGCAGGCGAAGCAAACGTGCCTTTTTTGTCTGTGTCAGGTTCTGAGTTCGTTGAAATGTTTGTCGGGGTGGGTGCTTCCCGTGTAAGAGACTTGTTTACCCAGGCAAGATCTATGGCTCCCTCCATCATCTTCATAGATGAAATTGACGCTATTGGTAAAGAAAGAGGTAAAGGCGGTGCTCTTGGTGGTGCTAATGATGAAAGGGAAGCTACATTGAATCAATTATTAGTGGAAATGGATGGTTTCACTACTTCTGATCAAGTTGTTGTTCTTGCAGGCACAAATAGGCCTGACGTACTGGATAATGCTCTAATGAGACCAGGAAGATTTGATAGACATATTCAAATTGATTCACCCGATGTCAATGGCAGACAACAAATCTATCTGGttcatttgaaaaagctgAACCTAGATCCCCTTCTCACAGATGACATGGATAATCTTTCCGGGAAACTGGCTACCTTGACTCCAGGTTTTACTGGTGCTGATATTGCCAATGCCTGTAATGAGGCCGCTTTGATCGCTGCCAGGCATAATGACTCCTATATTACAATCCATCATTTTGAACAAGCCATTGAAAGAGTCATTGCTGGGCTAGAGAAAAAGACTAGAGTTCTTTCTAAGGAGGAGAAAAGGTCCGTGGCCTATCATGAAGCAGGCCATGCTGTTTGCGGCTGGTATTTAAAGTACGCTGACCCACTGTTGAAAGTAAGTATTATCCCACGTGGTCAAGGCGCTTTAGGTTATGCGCAATACTTACCACCTGATCAATATTTGATATCCAAGGAACAATTCAGGCATAGAATGATCATGGCCCTTGGTGGTCGCGTTTCTGAAGAACTGCATTTCCCATCAGTTACTAGTGGTGCACATGACGATTTCAAAAAGGTCACCCAGATGGCAAATGCAATGGTCACGTCCTTAGGAATGTCACCCAAAATTGGCTATCTATCATTTGATCAAAATGATGgaaatttcaaagtcaACAAACCGTTCAGTAATAAAACAGCAAGAACCATTGATTTAGAAGTTAAATCCATAATAGATGGTGCTCATCGAGCTTGTACAGAATTACTAACCAAGAATTTAGACAAGGTCGATCTCGTCGCTAAAGAGCTATTACGTAAGGAGGCAATTACCAGAGAAGATATGATTAGATTATTAGGTCCAAGACCATTCAAGGAAAGAAACGAggcttttgaaaagtacCTAGATCCAAAGAACAATAATGAACCACCTGCGGCACCTGCGGCAACAGATTAG
- the SPC25 gene encoding kinetochore-associated Ndc80 complex subunit SPC25 (similar to Saccharomyces cerevisiae SPC25 (YER018C); ancestral locus Anc_1.71), whose amino-acid sequence MTSIDAFSDLEHQMEGFQQDVAQVLTRQQDHARQQLAQFQAEMRQLHNQHRHLIDELQRLSTQRTALQQQIHAAQQATNTTREQWRNYHERECELSRRQSTLAAQSRELDSLLQQRGEECAQLRARWAAQSGNDAIEVALYERLLQLRVVPGASDVRDVRFVFGDDSRSWIEVAMHGDHVLGASHPELDAGGRETLEHVLSVDGDLATFLVVARDMLVASL is encoded by the coding sequence ATGACAAGTATAGACGCATTTTCGGATCTTGAGCACCAAATGGAGGGGTTCCAACAGGACGTGGCCCAGGTATTGACACGTCAACAAGACCACGCCCGTCAGCAGCTGGCACAATTCCAAGCCGAGATGCGTCAGTTACACAACCAACATCGGCACCTTATAGATGAACTGCAACGACTCAGTACTCAGCGCACCGCTCTGCAACAGCAGATTCACGCGGCCCAACAAGCTACCAACACTACAAGAGAGCAGTGGAGAAATTATCATGAGCGTGAATGTGAGTTATCCAGACGACAATCGACTTTAGCAGCTCAATCGCGCGAGCTGGACTCGCTGCTGCAACAGCGTGGTGAAGAGTGTGCTCAATTGCGTGCTCGTTGGGCTGCACAGTCGGGTAACGATGCTATAGAAGTCGCACTGTACGAACGGCTGTTGCAACTGCGGGTAGTACCTGGGGCCAGTGACGTGCGTGACGTGCGCTTCGTTTTTGGTGACGATTCACGCTCCTGGATTGAGGTCGCGATGCACGGCGATCACGTGCTAGGAGCCTCTCACCCGGAGCTGGATGCCGGGGGCCGGGAAACACTTGAGCACGTGCTTTCCGTCGATGGCGATCTTGCGACATTTCTCGTCGTGGCGCGTGATATGCTTGTAGCATCTTTATAA
- the ISC1 gene encoding inositol phosphosphingolipid phospholipase yields the protein MSDNNKAYSIKFLTFNTWGLKYVSKHRKERLKAIADKLAGHSALAPIAEELLPNGRNSDGNEDYDVIALQEIWCVEDWKYLASACASKYPYQRLFHSGILTGPGLAILSKVPIESTFLYRFPINGRPSAVFRGDWYVGKSVAITVLNTGTRPIAIMNSHMHAPYAKQGDAAYLCHRSCQAWDFSKLIKLYRQAGYAVIVVGDLNSRPGSLPHKFLTQEAGLIDSWEQLHGKQDLAVISRLSPLQQLLKGCTTCDSLLNTWRAQRQPDEACRLDYALIDPDFLQTVDAGVRFTERIPHLDCSVSDHFAYSCTLNVLPQGTETRPSTSTMHARAHSRELVLQKYSNYETMIECIHTYMKTAQRQKFFRGLHFWASILLLIASLVVTTFTANKAGWSSIFWVLFAIAVSISGTIDGAISFLFGRSEIRALIEVEQEVLDAEHHLQTFLSEK from the coding sequence ATGTCTGACAATAACAAGGCATATTCCATAAAGTTTCTGACTTTCAACACTTGGGGATTGAAATACGTCTCCAAACACCGCAAAGAAAGGCTCAAGGCCATCGCTGATAAGTTGGCAGGCCACTCGGCACTGGCCCCGATAGCTGAGGAGTTGCTGCCAAATGGCAGAAATAGCGATGGCAACGAAGATTACGACGTGATTGCTTTGCAGGAGATCTGGTGTGTGGAAGACTGGAAGTATCTGGCGTCGGCTTGTGCCTCCAAGTATCCGTATCAGCGCCTGTTCCATTCTGGGATCCTGACAGGCCCCGGCTTGGCAATATTGTCCAAGGTACCCATAGAGTCGACCTTCCTTTACCGTTTCCCTATCAACGGGAGACCGAGTGCGGTGTTTCGTGGCGACTGGTACGTGGGGAAGTCTGTCGCCATCACTGTATTGAACACGGGCACGCGCCCTATTGCCATCATGAACAGCCACATGCATGCTCCGTATGCCAAGCAGGGTGATGCTGCGTACTTATGTCACAGATCTTGTCAGGCCTGGGATTTCAGCAAGCTTATTAAACTTTACAGGCAAGCCGGATATGCGGTAATTGTGGTGGGTGACTTGAACTCCAGACCTGGTTCGCTACCCCACAAGTTCCTCACCCAGGAGGCCGGTTTGATCGACTCCTGGGAACAATTGCACGGGAAGCAAGACCTGGCTGTAATCTCGCGTCTCTCTCCATTGCAACAGTTACTTAAAGGTTGTACCACATGTGACTCGCTGCTCAATACTTGGAGGGCACAAAGACAACCCGACGAGGCATGCAGGCTGGATTATGCCCTCATCGACCCTGATTTCTTGCAAACAGTAGATGCAGGCGTTAGATTCACCGAAAGAATCCCTCATCTGGACTGCAGCGTTTCCGACCATTTCGCGTACTCATGTACCCTAAATGTGCTCCCTCAGGGCACAGAAACCCGTCCATCCACCTCCACCATGCATGCGAGAGCCCATAGTAGAGAGTTGGTCTTGCAGAAATACTCAAACTACGAAACCATGATAGAATGCATCCACACGTACATGAAGACCGCCCAAAGACAAAAGTTTTTCCGTGGCCTGCACTTCTGGGCCTCAATACTACTCTTGATAGCGTCACTGGTCGTGACAACCTTTACTGCCAATAAGGCAGGCTGGTCCTCCATCTTCTGGGTCCTTTTTGCCATTGCTGTCTCTATCTCCGGCACCATCGACGGTGCGATTTCATTCCTATTTGGAAGATCGGAAATCAGAGCGCTTATTGAAGTCGAACAAGAGGTCCTGGATGCGGAGCACCATCTGCAAACTTTTCTAAGCGAAAAATGA
- the SBH2 gene encoding Arf family guanine nucleotide exchange factor SBH2 (similar to Saccharomyces cerevisiae SBH2 (YER019C-A) and SBH1 (YER087C-B); ancestral locus Anc_7.369), protein MAASVPPGGQRILQKRRQAQSIKEKQAKQTPTSTRQAGFGGSSSSILKLYTDEANGFRVDSLVVLFLSAGFIFSVIGLHLLTKFTHII, encoded by the coding sequence ATGGCAGCTTCAGTTCCACCAGGGGGTCAGCGTATCTTACAAAAGAGAAGACAGGCACAATCTATCAAGGAGAAGCAAGCGAAGCAAACTCCTACTTCCACTAGACAGGCCGGTTTTGGTGGGTCGTCAAGCTCAATTTTGAAGTTATATACAGATGAAGCCAACGGGTTCAGGGTCGACTCTCTTGTCGTATTGTTCCTATCTGCCGGATTCATTTTCTCTGTGATTGGTCTGCATCTATTGACGAAATTTACACAcattatataa
- the GPA2 gene encoding guanine nucleotide-binding protein subunit alpha (similar to Saccharomyces cerevisiae GPA2 (YER020W); ancestral locus Anc_7.496) produces the protein MGLCASSEKNSSTSDTQTISAGSADNAKVSSQQQLQTQRQKTARTVNTVNQQQKQQQRGGHDIKGNNISINNAISPTATANTNGSQQINIDSALRDRTTNGAAQPTVSDASSGSNGKELKVLLLGAGESGKSTVLQQLKILHQNGFTEQEIKEYIPLIHQNLLEIGRNIIQARTRFNVGLEPGCDLTQQDLSETLSYEIPRNYTGQFPADIAGVISELWSLPSTQELINGPNASKFYLMDSTPYFMENFSRITSPNYRPTQQDILRSRQMTSGIFDTVIDMGSDIKMHIYDVGGQRSERKKWIHCFDNVTLVIFCVSLSEYDQSLMEDKNQNRFQESLVLFDNIVNSRWFARTSVVLFLNKIDLFAEKLSKVPMENYFPDYTGGSDINKAAKYILWRFVQLNRANLSIYPHVTQATDTSNIKLVFAAIKETILENTLKDSGVLQ, from the coding sequence ATGGGTCTCTGCGCATCTTCAGAAAAGAACAGCAGCACTTCTGACACGCAGACCATCAGTGCTGGCAGCGCTGACAATGCTAAGGTATCGTCTCAGCAGCAGCTACAAACACAGCGACAGAAGACTGCAAGGACAGTCAACACAGTCAATCAACAGCAGAAGCAACAACAGCGGGGTGGGCACGATATTAAGGGCAACAACATCAGCATTAACAACGCGATATCTCCTACGGCCACAGCAAACACCAACGGATCACAGCAGATCAATATCGACTCTGCCCTAAGGGACAGGACGACTAATGGTGCAGCACAGCCAACAGTATCGGATGCGTCGAGTGGTAGCAATGGCAAAGAGTTGAAGGTGCTATTATTGGGTGCTGGTGAAAGTGGTAAGTCCACGGTGTTGCAGCAGCTGAAAATTTTACACCAGAACGGGTTTACCGAgcaagaaatcaaagagtACATTCCGCTGATCCATCAAAATCTATTGGAAATTGGCAGGAACATCATCCAGGCGAGAACAAGGTTCAACGTTGGCTTGGAACCGGGGTGTGATCTGACACAACAAGACCTATCCGAGACGTTGTCATACGAAATTCCCCGTAACTACACGGGCCAGTTCCCCGCAGATATCGCGGGCGTAATATCTGAATTATGGTCTTTGCCGTCTACACAGGAGCTGATCAATGGCCCCAATGCATCGAAGTTCTATCTGATGGATTCGACGCCTTACTTTATGGAGAATTTTAGCAGGATCACTTCGCCTAACTACAGACCCACCCAGCAGGACATACTGAGGTCAAGACAGATGACATCAGGGATCTTTGATACGGTCATCGATATGGGCTCAGACATTAAGATGCATATCTACGACGTGGGCGGCCAGCGTTcggagagaaaaaaatggatccACTGCTTTGATAACGTCACTTTGGTAATATTTTGCGTTTCCTTATCCGAATACGACCAATCATTGATGGAGGACAAGAACCAAAACAGGTTTCAAGAATCGCTGGTGCTTTTTGACAATATCGTCAACAGTAGATGGTTCGCCCGTACATCTGTAGTGCTCTTTCTAAATAAAATCGATCTTTTTGCTGAAAAACTAAGCAAAGTGCCAATGGAAAATTACTTTCCAGACTACACTGGCGGCTCGGACATCAATAAGGCCGCCAAGTACATTCTCTGGAGGTTTGTACAGTTAAACAGAGCGAACCTAAGCATATACCCTCACGTAACTCAGGCTACAGATACCTCGAACATAAAATTGGTATTTGCCGCTATTAAGGAAACCATTTTAGAAAATACTTTGAAAGACTCTGGGGTACTGCAATAA
- the RPN3 gene encoding proteasome regulatory particle lid subunit RPN3 (similar to Saccharomyces cerevisiae RPN3 (YER021W); ancestral locus Anc_7.502) yields MASAAVMMDVDSSGVNDLHYSEKKFPEQDQIQELLNVLNEISKTTVTLDPRYIWRSLKDLSSLRNQELLNAETLSFTVNVLYPESSSFKKNLLKFINSNHKSSVPESNELRNSYPAAFYSVNTEKKTIEVTPEINCFIHLLVQLFLLDNKKLEELVAFNRKVVIPKLLCFYNLRSLNLINAKLWFYIYLSHETLVRESTGIDNDNQNIILRSTMMKFLKIASLKHDNETKGMLINLILRDFLNNGEVSSASNFISKLEFPHIDVSSSLEARYFFYLSKINAVQLDYSTANEYIIAAIRKAPHNSKSLGFLQQSNKLHCCIQLLMGDIPELSFFHQSNMQKSLLPYYHLTKAVKLGDLKKFTSTITKYKQILLKDDTYQLCVRLRSNVIKTGIRIISLTYKKISLRDICLKLNLDSEQTVEYMVSRAIRDGVIDARINHEEGFIETTELLNIYDSEDPQQVFDERIKFANQLHDEYLVSMRYPEDKKTQHNGKNENGENDDDMLDGDLLDDISDISDLDDLGFL; encoded by the coding sequence ATGGCTAGCGCTGCAGTGATGATGGATGTGGACTCCTCTGGGGTCAATGATTTGCACTATTCcgaaaagaaatttccaGAACAAGATCAGATTCAGGAACTCTTGAACGTTTTGAACGAGATCTCGAAGACTACCGTAACATTGGACCCAAGATACATATGGAGGAGTTTGAAGGATTTGAGCTCTTTGAGAAACCAAGAGCTTTTGAATGCAGAAACCTTATCTTTTACAGTGAATGTCCTTTACCCTGAATCTTCGTCATTTAAGAAAAATCTGTTGAAATTCATTAACTCTAACCATAAATCATCCGTACCAGAGTCAAATGAGCTAAGAAATTCTTATCCGGCAGCCTTTTATTCAGTGAAcactgaaaaaaagaccATTGAAGTGACGCCTGAAATCAACTGCTTTATACATCTGTTAGttcaattgtttttattggaCAATAAGaaattggaagaattggTAGCATTTAATAGGAAGGTGGTTATTCCAAAATTATTGTGTTTTTACAATTTGCGTTCCTTAAATTTGATTAACGCCAAGTTATGGTTTTACATCTATTTGAGTCATGAAACATTAGTGCGCGAGTCAACGGGGATTGACAATGACAATCAAAATATAATCCTAAGGTCCACCATGAtgaaattcttgaaaattgCTTCCTTGAAACATGACAATGAAACCAAAGGCATGCTGATTAACCTAATCTTAAGggattttttgaacaatGGCGAAGTTAGTAGCGCGTCCAACTTTATTTCTAAATTAGAATTCCCTCACATAGACGTTTCCAGCTCATTGGAGGCaagatatttcttttacttgTCAAAGATTAATGCCGTTCAATTAGATTATTCCACTGCGAACGAATATATCATTGCAGCCATAAGAAAAGCTCCACATAACTCCAAAAGTTTGGGGTTTTTACAACAGTCAAACAAACTACATTGTTGTATCCAATTACTAATGGGTGATATTCCAgaattatcatttttccaTCAATCAAATATGCAGAAATCCCTCCTGCCTTATTACCACTTAACGAAGGCCGTCAAATTAGGTGACCTGAAAAAATTTACGTCTACAATCACAAAGTATAAACAAATACTATTGAAAGATGACACTTATCAACTTTGTGTGAGGTTAAGATCTAACGTCATCAAGACAGGTATTAGAATCATCTCCTTGACttacaagaaaatttcattaAGGGACATTTGCTTGAAACTGAATTTGGATTCGGAGCAAACCGTAGAATACATGGTTTCAAGAGCTATTAGAGATGGCGTTATCGATGCTAGGATTAATCACGAAGAGGGCTTTATTGAAACCACAGAATTACTGAACATCTATGACAGCGAAGACCCCCAACAAGTATTCgatgaaagaattaaattTGCCAATCAATTACATGATGAATACCTTGTTTCCATGAGGTATCCAGAGGATAAAAAAACTCAACACAAtggaaagaatgaaaacggtgaaaatgatgatgacatGCTTGATGGCGATTTACTGGACGATATATCTGATATCTCGGATCTCGATGATTTGGGATTCTTATAA